A single genomic interval of Pyrobaculum arsenaticum DSM 13514 harbors:
- a CDS encoding AAA family ATPase — protein MYFDPRPKTSREDLFDREEEVERIKALRAPITLVLGLRRAGKSSVILVAASEMPHPVVYIDARRFEAEPYLTFKHVAEALGEALAQPMRRFPKLREYLKNVNGISVAGFEVKISWRERGSLVEVLEWLNRWAEENGRKAVVVIDEAQELTKLKGYNLLKLLAYSYDNLRNVYYVMSGSKMGLLKKFLKLEDAGSPLYGRYMEVVELRPFTLEEAKRFLEEGCRQYGVPPPDAEKVYRAVGGLPGWLTYFGYTYVSVRDEEESIRQTVSYAVDLIKQEFAHFLEGKWAAEKRYRVIMEAAAECAAWSELKRAVEASEGRRINDAEITRLLKNLVDYGFLEKRGDLYCPPDPLIAAAFRKKYR, from the coding sequence GTGTATTTCGACCCTCGGCCGAAGACTTCGAGGGAAGACCTCTTCGACAGGGAGGAGGAGGTGGAGAGGATAAAGGCTCTTAGGGCGCCGATAACGCTGGTGCTGGGCCTCCGGAGGGCTGGAAAGTCTTCAGTGATCTTGGTCGCCGCCTCCGAGATGCCCCACCCCGTGGTGTACATAGATGCCAGGAGGTTTGAGGCAGAGCCCTACCTGACGTTCAAGCACGTGGCTGAGGCGCTGGGAGAGGCCTTGGCGCAACCCATGAGGAGGTTTCCCAAACTGAGGGAGTACTTGAAAAATGTCAATGGTATTTCCGTGGCGGGTTTTGAGGTCAAAATATCGTGGAGGGAGAGGGGCTCTCTCGTAGAGGTGTTGGAGTGGCTAAACCGCTGGGCAGAGGAGAATGGGAGAAAGGCTGTTGTGGTGATAGACGAGGCGCAGGAGTTGACGAAGCTTAAGGGGTACAACTTGTTGAAGCTCTTGGCGTATTCCTATGACAACCTCCGAAACGTGTACTACGTCATGAGCGGCTCTAAGATGGGGCTTTTGAAGAAGTTTCTAAAACTGGAGGATGCGGGGTCCCCCCTCTACGGCCGCTACATGGAGGTGGTGGAGCTTAGGCCGTTTACGCTGGAAGAGGCCAAGAGATTCTTGGAGGAGGGGTGTAGGCAGTACGGAGTGCCCCCGCCCGACGCGGAGAAGGTGTATAGGGCGGTGGGGGGCCTGCCGGGGTGGCTCACCTACTTCGGCTACACCTACGTCTCGGTGAGAGACGAAGAGGAGAGCATAAGGCAGACCGTGTCCTACGCAGTGGATCTCATAAAGCAGGAATTTGCCCACTTCCTCGAGGGGAAGTGGGCCGCGGAGAAGAGGTACCGCGTGATAATGGAAGCCGCGGCTGAATGCGCAGCCTGGTCAGAGCTGAAGAGGGCCGTAGAGGCTTCCGAGGGGAGGCGCATAAACGACGCAGAGATTACCCGCCTCTTGAAAAACCTAGTTGACTACGGTTTTCTGGAAAAGAGAGGCGACCTCTACTGCCCGCCTGACCCAC